From a region of the Coffea arabica cultivar ET-39 chromosome 3e, Coffea Arabica ET-39 HiFi, whole genome shotgun sequence genome:
- the LOC113735702 gene encoding uncharacterized protein yields the protein MAENSQQFGVRFEGVTRRVNEVNHSDLANRLTELTALIRQITRGQVQATKACGICTAPKHMTDMCLTLQEDLNEQASAMRSLPGPPQRRNDPYAPTYNLGWGNHPNFSNAPKPSGFQQPFQQRPPVQQPFASNSETRTSIRNLETQMSQLASLVSNLENGKGKLSSQFSRSEATRAEDEQVSWRRKKLAKTKKEESEKEILDTFRKAEINILLLDAIRQLSKYAKFLRGLCINWNKLNFHDKVKVGKNVSTVLQRKLPQKCNDPGMFTIPCIIGQKRIDRGMLDLGASINVKPLSIFRALNLGPLKDTRVIIQLVDRSNVYPEGVVEDVLVKVNEFIFPADFYFVDMNDDNSVNSTVLLMGRPFMSMARTKIDMHEVTGCQACAIIITCSNKS from the exons ATGGCTGAGAACTCGCAACAGTTTGGAGTCAGATTTGAGGGAGTGACTCGAAGGGTCAACGAGGTTAATCATTCTGACCTTGCGAATAGATTAACTGAACTAACTGCCTTGATTCGTCAAATAACTAGAGGACAAGTACAGGCAACTAAAGCATGTGGAATATGTACTGCTCCTAAACACATGACCGATATGTGTCTGACCCTTCAAGAAGACCTCAACGAGCAAGCCAGCGCCATGAGAAGTTTGCCTGGACCACCCCAAAGGAGAAATGACCCGTATGCACCTACATACAATCTAGGGTGGGGGAACCACCCCAACTTTAGCAATGCTCCGAAACCCTCGGGTTTTCAACAACCATTCCAGCAGAGACCACCAGTACAGCAACCATTTGCGTCTAATTCAG AGACTCGTACCAGCATTCGGAATTTGGAGACCCAAATGTCACAATTGGCGTCTTTAGTGAGCAATCTTGAGAATGGTAAAGGGAAGCTATCATCTCAG TTCTCAAGATCGGAAGCAACAAGAGCCGAAGATGAACAAGTGTCTTGGAGAAGGAAAAA GTTGGCTAAAACCAAGAAAGAAGAGTCAGAGAAGGAGATTTTGGATACCTTTAGGAAAGCGGAAATCAACATCCTTTTGCTTGATGCGATTAGGCAGTTGTCAAAATATGCAAAGTTTTTGAGAGGGTTGTGTATAAACTGGAACAAGTTGAATTTTCACGACAAAGTAAAGGTGGGTAAGAATGTGTCAACAGTCCTTCAAAGAAAGTTGCCGCAAAAATGCAACGATCCAGGTATGTTCACGATACCATGCATCATAGGCCAGAAGAGGATAGACAGAGGTATGCTTGATCTAGGGGCATCTATTAACGTCAAGCCTTTGTCAATATTTAGGGCCTTAAACTTAGGACCTCTAAAAGATACAAGGGTAATAATTCAACTAGTCGATAGGTCAAATGTTTACCCTGAGGGTGTGGTTGAAGACGTCCTAGTGAAAGTTAATGAGTTTATCTTTCCTGCTGATTTCTATTTTGTTGACATGAATGACGATAACTCAGTTAATTCAACTGTACTCCTTATGGGTAGACCATTCATGAGTATGGCCAGGACCAAGATAGATATGCATGAAGTGACAGGTTGtcaagcctgtgcaataataataacctGCTCAAACAAAAGCTAA
- the LOC140038423 gene encoding receptor kinase-like protein Xa21, which produces MGLTASTLRDVYSYGILLLEMITRRRPTDDMFMDELDLHNSEQVCEIVERLILCKARDGNRRMTPKRENINGGREMECAISLLKLGLKCSQRLPNDLMHMNEVVSKLHLIKDVFLGVRVHQENLEV; this is translated from the coding sequence ATGGGTCTTACGGCATCAACTCTTAGGGATGTCTACAGTTATGGGATTCTCCTGCTAGAGATGATCACTAGGAGGAGGCCAACTGATGATATGTTTATGGATGAGCTAGATCTGCATAACTCTGAACAAGTTTGTGAGATCGTGGAACGCTTGATTCTTTGCAAAGCAAGAGATGGAAACAGAAGAATGACTCCTAAAAGGGAAAATATCAATGGTGGAAGAGAGATGGAGTGTGCTATTTCCCTGTTAAAACTCGGCCTCAAATGCTCACAAAGATTGCCAAATGATCTGATGCACATGAATGAAGTTGTCAGCAAATTACATCTCATCAAGGATGTTTTTCTTGGTGTTAGGGTACATCAAGAAAATCTTGAAGTTTAA